From a single Gavia stellata isolate bGavSte3 chromosome 5, bGavSte3.hap2, whole genome shotgun sequence genomic region:
- the LOC104253045 gene encoding LOW QUALITY PROTEIN: histone H2B 1/2/3/4/6 (The sequence of the model RefSeq protein was modified relative to this genomic sequence to represent the inferred CDS: deleted 1 base in 1 codon; substituted 1 base at 1 genomic stop codon), with amino-acid sequence MPEPTKTAPAPNKNCKNAVTKTQEKGYKQCKNSRKEGYCIHQYKVLKQIHYETGILTKAMGTMNAFVNDITGCITRKPCCLAHQKECLTESSXEAESAMHLELPRELAKCAMPEGTKAIRQIQQLQDLKCTIAQELGCTGG; translated from the exons ATGCCTGAGCCTACCAAGACAGCTCCTGCTCCCAACAAGAACTGCAAGAATGCTGTCACCAAAACCCAAGAGAAGGGCTACAAGCAATGTAAGAATAGCAGAAAGGAGGGTTACTGCATCCATCAGTACAAGGTGCTGAAGCAGATCCATTATGAGACTGGTATCCTAACCAAGGCCATGGGCACCATGAACGCCTTTGTCAATGACATTACTGGATGTATCACTAGAAAACCATGTTGTCTGGCACATCAAAAGGAATGCTTGACC GAGAGTTCCTGAGAGGCAGAGTCTGCCATGCACTTggagctgcccagggagctggcCAAGTGTGCCATGCCCGAGGGCACCAAGGCTATCAGGCAAATACAGCAGCTCCAAGACCTAAAGTGTACTATTGCCCAAGAACTTGGAtgtactggtggatga